AAACTTGCCCTGGGCCATCTCGGCCATCGCACTGCCCGGATCCATTTGCTGGCTGCGATCCACACCACGCAAGCGATCGATCTGGGCTTCGGAAGACTGGCTGGTGACCGAGCGCTCGATGGTGTTGTTGGCGATCTGGCTGGCGGCCTGATCGACACGGTTCTGCCCGGTCTGGATACTGCTCAGACCTGCATAAAAAGCTGTGTTTCCGGAGATTTCCATGGGAGCTCTCATCCTTGGGAAGGATCAATGGGTGCCATTGAACCAGAGGCGTCAGAAAAACACCCGTCAAAAACACTAATGGCACAGTGCCTTGTCATAGCCAAAATCAGTCGAGCAGATCCAGTTGCAAATGCTCAGCGACTGCTTCGGCGCTGACCGCCTTGAGCTTGGGCACCCGCCCCAGACATGGCGCCGGAATCCGCTCGGCCAGTGTCGCCAGATTTTCTTCCAGCCTCGAGGTCTTCGGATCAATGATGTTCGCCACCCATCCCGCCAATTGCAGCCCGTCCCTGGCAATCGCTTCAGCCGTCAACAGTGCATGGCTGATACAACCCAGGCGCACACCCACCACCAGAATCACCGGCAGATTCAGCGCAATAGCCAAGTCCGACAGATTGTCCTGATCCGCCAACGGCACCCGCCAACCGCCCGCGCCTTCAATCAATGTGAAGTCGGCGTTCATGGCCAGAATCTCGCGCATCGGCGCCAGCAACGAT
The sequence above is a segment of the Pseudomonas sp. HS6 genome. Coding sequences within it:
- a CDS encoding pyrroloquinoline quinone biosynthesis protein PqqE, giving the protein MEISGNTAFYAGLSSIQTGQNRVDQAASQIANNTIERSVTSQSSEAQIDRLRGVDRSQQMDPGSAMAEMAQGKFQVELGTKVAKASDEMLGTIIDTFA
- the bioD gene encoding dethiobiotin synthase translates to MSAAYFITGTDTDVGKTTVAAGLLHAARSAGLSTAAGKPVASGCVVTPKGLRNSDALALQAECSLPLTYQQVNPVAFEPAIAPHLAAREAGVALTVQSLLAPMREILAMNADFTLIEGAGGWRVPLADQDNLSDLAIALNLPVILVVGVRLGCISHALLTAEAIARDGLQLAGWVANIIDPKTSRLEENLATLAERIPAPCLGRVPKLKAVSAEAVAEHLQLDLLD